The Microlunatus antarcticus genome window below encodes:
- a CDS encoding DUF3500 domain-containing protein, whose protein sequence is MTPLLVTPALRRSFAASLAVAALISVSACSSDTTTSSSPSASSSASSSQRTGGGPPGGKGAPGGAMQTFTAVDLDTDGANASNANTSDVVTATNAFLATLDDATKAKVVYAFTDNASRQTWSNYPSAQVPRKGVALSTLSDTSKAAALAVVKTMLSAQGYAQVQTIQQADDWLKANSTSGNSSFGSDVDYFIAVYGTPSTTDPFMVQFGGHHLARNYTYKGTTASITPDFTGTEPKTFTVGNTTVEPLKEKAGTLFAAFDSLSADQDAQAKLSAKVDDILMGPSVDSGKFPTTEGVAVSSLSADQKKLVLAAIAAWVNDAAPGQAASMLKTYESQLDQTRIAYASSKTVDGEDTYLRIDGPRVWIELVNTRSQSTPNVHYHGVWRDKTDDYGSTNPSA, encoded by the coding sequence ATGACCCCCCTCCTCGTCACCCCCGCCCTTCGCCGCAGCTTCGCCGCCTCGTTGGCCGTTGCCGCGCTCATCTCGGTGAGCGCCTGCAGCTCCGACACCACCACCTCGAGCTCGCCGTCGGCGTCGTCGTCCGCCTCGTCCTCGCAGCGGACGGGAGGGGGTCCTCCTGGCGGGAAGGGGGCACCCGGCGGTGCCATGCAGACCTTCACCGCGGTCGACCTGGACACCGACGGCGCGAACGCGTCGAACGCCAACACCAGCGACGTCGTCACGGCGACGAACGCCTTCCTCGCCACGCTGGACGACGCCACCAAGGCCAAGGTCGTCTACGCCTTCACCGACAACGCCTCGCGCCAGACCTGGTCGAACTACCCGTCCGCACAGGTGCCCCGCAAGGGCGTGGCGCTCTCCACCCTCAGCGACACCTCCAAGGCTGCTGCCCTGGCCGTGGTCAAGACGATGCTCAGTGCGCAGGGGTACGCCCAGGTGCAGACGATCCAGCAGGCCGACGACTGGCTGAAGGCCAACAGCACCTCCGGCAACAGCAGCTTCGGCTCCGACGTCGACTACTTCATCGCCGTCTACGGCACCCCGTCCACGACGGACCCGTTCATGGTCCAGTTCGGCGGGCACCACCTGGCCCGCAACTACACCTACAAGGGCACGACGGCGAGCATCACGCCCGACTTCACCGGGACCGAGCCCAAGACGTTCACGGTCGGGAACACCACCGTGGAGCCGTTGAAGGAGAAGGCGGGCACCCTGTTCGCCGCCTTCGACTCCCTCAGTGCCGACCAGGACGCGCAGGCCAAGCTCTCCGCCAAGGTCGACGACATCCTGATGGGCCCGAGCGTCGACAGCGGCAAGTTCCCCACCACCGAAGGTGTGGCCGTCAGCAGCCTCTCGGCCGACCAGAAGAAGCTCGTCCTCGCCGCGATCGCGGCCTGGGTCAACGACGCCGCGCCCGGGCAGGCCGCGTCCATGCTCAAGACGTACGAGTCCCAGCTCGACCAGACCCGGATCGCGTACGCCAGCAGCAAGACCGTCGACGGTGAGGACACCTACCTCCGCATCGACGGCCCGCGGGTGTGGATCGAGCTCGTCAACACCCGGAGCCAGAGCACCCCGAACGTCCACTACCACGGCGTGTGGCGCGACAAGACCGACGACTACGGCAGCACCAACCCCAGCGCATGA
- a CDS encoding DUF5129 domain-containing protein codes for MSLLRRACGVLAAAALVVAVPAGTALAASPTTRASLVFDDARILDDSSVVHDINALRNKAGVKVAVLTTGDDADVHKDTYDDDVLTYLEEHDDKAVLSSDGDGLRDGLILIAVSPDVRQVGVYAGDDVDLDSDGVEEVVAAVRPDARAGRWDDVVVGGAKKALAVTAAGEGTSSDEPDSDDQTYYPTSPENDPTDTTSPVPVGAIVGLVAGVGALIGAPWAVVAARRRRRRRAELLAWTPEPSAVADALRQWRDAIEQVQMTGYPDHPRDRSGRAAWTYDPAASVATLETLASDGPTLAQRVDPAAHARLTALLSPRRTLTAWVDDARFWAREAGWEERWEAELERLVGGPLAAFLGSVDALAGDRPGRRLTKIRTEAEALQASAAALDRSVRAGEVRPTDGLAEARALNRRIRTFAEEAAHTVGRGLSDRAKRNLLAGTSGHDPSLSPYLLGSLIAASASQDVSSGSAGDLFGTPGTGAGGFGASTTFNDSSSSGGGMTGGSGGF; via the coding sequence ATGTCTCTGCTGCGCCGAGCGTGCGGTGTCCTCGCTGCCGCCGCCCTGGTCGTCGCCGTGCCGGCTGGCACCGCCCTCGCGGCCTCGCCGACGACCCGCGCGTCGCTGGTCTTCGACGACGCCCGCATCCTCGACGACAGCTCGGTCGTCCACGACATCAACGCGCTGCGCAACAAGGCGGGGGTCAAGGTCGCGGTCCTCACCACCGGCGACGACGCGGACGTGCACAAGGACACCTACGACGACGACGTCCTGACCTACCTGGAGGAGCACGACGACAAGGCGGTCCTGAGCAGCGACGGCGACGGGCTGCGCGACGGGCTGATCCTGATCGCGGTCTCGCCCGACGTGCGCCAGGTCGGGGTGTACGCGGGCGACGACGTCGACCTCGACTCCGACGGGGTCGAGGAGGTCGTCGCGGCGGTCCGGCCGGACGCCCGCGCCGGACGGTGGGACGACGTCGTGGTCGGCGGGGCGAAGAAGGCCCTGGCCGTCACCGCGGCCGGCGAGGGCACGAGCAGCGACGAACCCGACTCGGACGACCAGACCTACTACCCCACGTCCCCCGAGAACGACCCGACCGACACCACCTCTCCGGTACCGGTCGGGGCGATCGTCGGCCTCGTGGCGGGCGTGGGCGCCCTGATCGGCGCCCCGTGGGCCGTGGTCGCGGCGAGGCGGCGGCGCAGGCGCCGGGCCGAGCTGCTGGCGTGGACGCCGGAGCCGAGCGCCGTCGCCGACGCGTTGCGGCAGTGGCGCGACGCCATCGAGCAGGTCCAGATGACGGGCTACCCCGACCACCCGCGCGACCGGTCGGGTCGAGCGGCGTGGACCTACGACCCGGCGGCGTCGGTCGCCACGCTCGAGACGCTCGCCTCTGACGGCCCCACGCTCGCGCAACGGGTCGACCCGGCCGCCCACGCTCGGCTGACGGCGCTGCTCAGCCCGAGGCGGACGTTGACGGCTTGGGTGGACGACGCACGGTTCTGGGCCCGCGAGGCAGGGTGGGAGGAGCGGTGGGAAGCCGAGCTCGAGCGTCTCGTCGGCGGGCCGCTGGCGGCGTTCCTGGGCAGCGTCGACGCCCTCGCCGGAGACCGGCCCGGGCGCAGGCTGACGAAGATCCGTACGGAGGCCGAAGCGCTGCAGGCGAGCGCCGCCGCCCTCGACCGGTCCGTCCGCGCCGGGGAGGTCCGGCCGACCGACGGCCTGGCCGAGGCGCGGGCCCTGAACCGCCGGATCCGCACCTTCGCCGAAGAAGCGGCCCACACGGTCGGGCGCGGCCTGTCCGACCGGGCGAAGAGGAACCTGCTGGCGGGGACCTCGGGCCACGACCCGTCGTTGTCGCCGTACCTGCTGGGCAGCCTGATCGCGGCGTCGGCGTCGCAGGACGTCTCCTCCGGCTCCGCCGGCGACCTGTTCGGCACACCGGGGACCGGCGCGGGTGGCTTCGGTGCGTCGACGACGTTCAACGACTCGTCGAGCAGCGGCGGTGGGATGACGGGCGGGTCAGGCGGGTTCTGA
- a CDS encoding HupE/UreJ family protein encodes MSRHPSSWRRGVSLLLACATLLLLGTASTASAHPLSTSAVLLDVGTTSVSATVELPLDELSVARDQVLTASTVIEASTLAELCTYVQGHLSASDASGRTWSTVVTNGRVEPVDGVDNLVLDATLTPASGPVGDFVLHDDVIVDQLLSHRVFVSGRYGSTGSYTTLAMLSWQTQSVPVASATPASTSAAPADEGFVAAVRLGIHHIATGSDHLLFLIMLLLPAPLVAAGRRWQARPDTGLGGAARSGVRVVHVVTAFAVGHSCTLVLGALGWVALPSRLVESGIALSVLVSAVHAVRPLVRRGEVLIAGGFGLLHGVAFAAILGGLDLSRTSLVTTLLGFNLGIELTQLLVVALVMPSLLLLSRTPAYPAVRIGVATLGAVLAAGWLAQRAGLVGVNPLEPVAPLVVDHPVALAVGLAVCALALTGLQRVRATRPTPRRSLPRWAAPERERLTTDTCR; translated from the coding sequence ATGAGCCGGCACCCGTCGTCGTGGCGCAGAGGAGTGAGCCTGCTGCTCGCGTGCGCCACGCTGCTCCTGCTCGGCACCGCGTCGACAGCCTCGGCGCACCCGCTCAGCACCTCGGCTGTGCTGCTCGACGTCGGCACCACCTCGGTGAGCGCCACCGTCGAGCTGCCGCTCGACGAGCTCAGCGTCGCCCGGGACCAGGTCCTCACCGCGAGCACCGTCATCGAGGCAAGCACGCTGGCCGAGCTGTGCACCTACGTCCAGGGACACCTGTCCGCGTCCGACGCGAGCGGACGCACCTGGTCGACCGTCGTCACCAATGGCCGGGTCGAACCCGTCGACGGGGTCGACAACCTCGTGCTCGACGCCACCCTGACCCCCGCCTCCGGACCGGTGGGCGACTTCGTGCTGCACGACGACGTCATCGTCGACCAGCTGCTGTCGCACCGCGTGTTCGTCTCGGGCCGCTACGGCTCCACCGGGTCCTACACGACGCTGGCGATGCTCTCCTGGCAGACGCAGTCGGTCCCGGTGGCGTCAGCAACGCCCGCCTCGACCTCGGCGGCGCCCGCGGACGAGGGGTTCGTGGCAGCGGTCCGGCTCGGGATCCACCACATCGCCACCGGCAGCGACCACCTGCTGTTTCTGATCATGCTGCTGCTGCCCGCACCGCTGGTCGCCGCGGGCCGACGCTGGCAGGCTCGACCCGACACCGGGCTGGGCGGAGCCGCCCGGTCGGGGGTACGTGTCGTGCACGTCGTGACCGCGTTCGCCGTCGGCCACTCGTGCACCCTCGTCCTCGGCGCCCTGGGCTGGGTCGCGCTGCCGTCCCGACTGGTCGAGAGCGGCATCGCGCTGTCGGTGCTGGTCTCCGCGGTCCACGCGGTGCGCCCCCTCGTCCGCCGCGGCGAGGTCCTCATCGCCGGCGGCTTCGGGTTGCTCCACGGCGTGGCGTTCGCCGCCATCCTCGGTGGGCTCGACCTCAGCCGCACCAGCCTGGTCACGACGCTGCTCGGGTTCAACCTCGGCATCGAGCTCACCCAGCTGCTCGTCGTCGCCCTCGTGATGCCCTCGCTGCTCCTGCTCAGCCGGACCCCTGCCTACCCGGCCGTGCGCATCGGCGTCGCGACCTTGGGTGCGGTGCTCGCCGCCGGCTGGCTGGCCCAGCGGGCTGGTCTCGTCGGCGTGAACCCGCTCGAACCGGTCGCGCCCCTGGTCGTCGACCACCCCGTCGCTCTCGCCGTCGGCCTCGCCGTCTGCGCTCTCGCGCTCACCGGGCTGCAGCGCGTGAGAGCGACCCGCCCAACACCCCGCAGGTCTTTGCCCCGGTGGGCCGCACCCGAGCGCGAACGGTTGACGACGGACACGTGCAGGTAG
- a CDS encoding antibiotic biosynthesis monooxygenase family protein, whose protein sequence is MILEHALLSVRPGTEADFEAAFAEARTIIASMPGFEGLTLSRCLEQPSTYLLLVHWRRLQDHTEGFRGSVGYERWRALLHHFYEPFPTVQHYQEVLTA, encoded by the coding sequence GTGATCCTCGAGCACGCCCTGCTGTCTGTCCGGCCCGGCACCGAGGCCGACTTCGAAGCGGCGTTCGCGGAGGCCAGGACCATCATCGCGAGCATGCCGGGCTTCGAGGGTCTGACGTTGTCCCGCTGCCTCGAGCAGCCGAGCACCTACCTCCTCCTCGTGCACTGGCGTCGCCTGCAGGACCACACGGAGGGCTTCCGCGGATCAGTCGGGTACGAGCGCTGGCGCGCCCTCCTGCACCACTTCTACGAGCCGTTCCCGACCGTCCAGCACTACCAAGAGGTGCTGACCGCCTGA